The Acidihalobacter prosperus genomic sequence CCGGACGGTCAGCGTGTCGTTTCGCCCATGGTGGGCACGTTCTACCGGGCGTCCTCGCCGGGCGCCCCGCCCTTCGTCGAGATCGGCCAAAACGTTGCCGTCGGCGATACGCTGTGCATCATCGAGGCGATGAAGATGCTCAATCAGATCGAGGCCGAACAGGCCGGCGTCGTCAAGGCGATCCTGGTGGAAAACGGCCAGCCGGTGGAATACGGCGAACCCCTTTTCGTCATCGGCTAAGGGA encodes the following:
- the accB gene encoding acetyl-CoA carboxylase biotin carboxyl carrier protein; translation: MDIRKVKKLIELLESSGIAEIEIKEGEESVRISRQATQGAAPIAYAPAPAAAAPATGATALLHAEASENSSAIPDGQRVVSPMVGTFYRASSPGAPPFVEIGQNVAVGDTLCIIEAMKMLNQIEAEQAGVVKAILVENGQPVEYGEPLFVIG